The region ttttcaggaaaagattttatgagcctcaattcttacatcttctcatatctagaaaaacactgtCATTAACGgtaaaatctgctttggctattaaacaatagtttacaattaaaagtcaaaatggaatagctatggttcagatatcctgggaaataactaaGTGTTGCTATgagtgtactttcagattagaccttgtattgctaaacacttgagttttctgagtcgtgtcaggcttggatgccaccattttcaaaacaatgtctgctggaagctactaaccttactttttataaaactagacaactggctacatggctacaagtctccctgaagtgccacgtccagactgggtttcagacctattcttctaaaaagaaatgagattaggattttaatcatacaagactcagatctaaaacttggaactcagaaatacttccaattcagtgtctatgctccaagctggggcagtcttatgccccattttgacagaaAGTTATCGTAGTCATtgttgcctagttccctaaaattaaaactgagcgggactctgtggggctctggagtacagatctgctctgtgttctccatttcttatctgtaggatatagactttgttcagcctccttggccttccctgaattccaaagcatAGATTCAAataattgctaatcagggaagggaggggatacaaaaacagaaaccatcaaaggttggtacagcctccagacagagtcctggttcctactcaaagaaatatgcataacaatgtctttgagcccccacccaggtaaAAGACTTCAGACTGAatacaagattcctggagcacagctctgttgcgtcgccaccaaccaatcagaaggggTCACAAACCCTGTAACCCTCACcgcaaatgttgccttctgtttccagggaccagagatgaccatcctgttaggtctcttgtttggcccttgtctatttcatctctgagagggacCAACTAAATTGCTGCAACTACAAGGATAAAAGCTGCTTTCAGATGTGAaaaaccccaacttagatcaggtagagagagacttctgctctgctaggcaggcctatgcccatgcacagcaggaagaaattacagaagaaagagacctccgccccaattcccaaaaagtatcttgagtatgaagtctctcagggggcctAGGTGCTGTGTTAAGGGAAAAACATTGTTTTTATGTAAATCACTCAGGGATAATcagggagtccctggccaagataaAAAAAAGGGctaaatcaaaaaaagaaaaaaaatgtctcaaaattAATTTGAGTTCTGGTTCCAACAGTCCCTGTGGTTAACAATGCTAATTTCTACCCTGGTGAGCCCTCTAATAGTGCTACTATTAATACTTACTTTTGGTCCATGCATAATAACTAAGCTTGTTGCCTTTATAAAAGACCTCGTCAGTACCATCCAACTGATGGTACTGAGGCAACAGTATCAGGCCCTgccccaaaataaaaaggaagattcctctatgtaGCTgaagacaggggggaatgttaggactaaactgaagccaggacaggctctaaggggcagacccgcaggcagtgtagctagaccaatcagaaaaatccccgtagcccccTGCCCGCgccagacccgagccaatccagatagggatgcgaggtttaaaagtcccgcgcgcgtacggtttaaccaatcagctatgctgttacagaaacaaagaaccgtctgtataaaagtatatttGATTCAGAACTCGGGGcccttgtcggattccactgtgctgcaTGAAACCTGGGCCCTGGATCAAGCtagtaataaacccctttatgcttttgcattgctgtggacgtcttattctctcagttttggggactcggactctgggcataacactaCAATTTGAATTCTGCTAGTGTATCATTCTTTCAGGACTGAATTTAGCAATGGTATCTTTGCTtttgtacatgtatctttttaataaatattttctgaatgcaTGAGGCATTATGTGAGCACAGAGAAGGAACAGTTAACCAAACTGCAGGGCAAAAGAAGTTATTGCAGAAGAATTATATCAAATTGTCTTAAAACTTCAACAGGAATTGATTGAATGGAATAGAAAGAGAGTTGGGGAAAGAAGTACACTGTAAATAGGTAGAAATTGCTTGTAAAGAGGAGAGGACTAAAAGAGGATAACACTTTTGAGGAGCCCAAAGAGGCCCACATGCTTAGGGTACATGCTGGAGACTAGCAAGatatgaagaaagcagagcaccaggCCGAAAGGGTTTAACTTTCCAAGTGGCAAAGAGAAGGCCCTGGGCACATTTAAGTAGGGGAGCAGCCTGTTTTTCATCTTGGAAGTCACTGGCCACAGTGTAGGAGAATGGAGGAAGGTAAGTTAGGGCCAGAAGACCTGTTACAAGGGCAATGAAATAACCCTGGAAAGAGATGATCATGTGCTCAATTAGTGcagtcagaagaaagaaaaaggtctggatttaagaaaaaatttaaagcagaaTCAGTGAAAGATAGGAACTGATTTTCAttataagaaataagaaagagtgCTATTGTAGGATGATGTCTTTAATTTTCTGGCTTGATTCGTTTATCAAGACATAAAATAGAGGTGTGGAGCTTCAGAAGgggtgttagtccctcagtcctatctgactttgtgacaccatggactgtagcaggctcctctgtccatggaattctccaggcaagaatactgcagtgggtggtgccattcctgtctccaggggtcttctcaaaccagagattgaacctgggtctcccgcattgccggcagattctttaccatctgaactaaaGTAGAGGAATTATGGTTCAGAATATATACACGTTGAGGTGCCTCTGATGCATTTGGGTGAAGCTGGTCAATTAGAAATTGATTTTGATCATGGGTAGCtaaggagaggggcttccctggtggctcaacggtaaagaatccactggcagtACAGGAGTCCTGGGctcgatccctcagtcaggaagatctcctggagaaggaaatgacaacccactcaagcattcttgcctgggaaatcccatggatagaggagcctggcagtctacagtccatggagctgcaaaagaatcagacacaacttagtgacgaAAATGACAACAATGAGCCAAGGAAAGAAATCTGGGCTCAAAATACAGATTTAAGAGTCAAGAATTAGATGTGGCTGAAGTCATGGGTCCCGATGAGATCCCTCAAGGAAAAGATGtaaaaatgaagagagaagagagtCAGTGATGGAATGCATTGAAATACCTTCCTTCTTGGAATGAGTAGTTGAAAATGTATCTATTAAAGAAGACTAATAAGTTGGCTATAAGTTAATAAGAGAACAAAGTGAATATGGaaggaaaacagatgaaaaggGAGGCCAGACCACATCAAATATCATAAAGAAGCTaattaataaaaaggaataaaaattttctgttttatttggcgTCTGAGAGAACTTTAGTACCTTCTGTTAGAACATTTCATGTGCAAAGAGATGTATGTGATTTAAGGAGCAGATGTGAGGTGGCATAGAAAAGACAGTGAATATAAAATTCtccttttttagattttttaaattgaaatgtagttgatttacaatgtcattttagtttcaggtatacagcaaagtgattcagatttaTGTATATACTTCTTGAGACTCTTTTCCACTAtacattattacaagatactgaatatagttccctattaTATACAGTGGTTCCTTCTTTTTTcgctgttttatatatagtagtctgtatctcttaatctcaaactcctaacttatccctcccccatgctttcccatttggtaaccataaattaaCTTAattgccagaccacctgacttgcctcttgagaaaccggtaaacaggtcaggaagcaacagttagaactggacatggaacaacagactggttccaaataggaaaaggagtgcgtcaaagctgtatattgtcaccctgcttatttaacttatatgcagagtacatcatgagaaatgctgggctggaggaagcacaaactggaatcaagattgccgggagaaatatcagtaaccacagatatgcagatgacaccacccttatagcagaaagtgaagaagaactaaagagctttttgatgaaagtgaaagaggagagtgaaaaagttggcttaatgctcaacattcagaaaactaagataatgaaatccggtcccatcacttcatgggaaatagatggggaaacagtggaaacagtggctgactttgtttttcggggctccaaaatcactgcagatggtgactgcagccataaaattaaaagatgcttactccttggaaggaaagttatgaccaatctaaacaacatattaaaaagcagagacattactttgacaacaaaggtctgtctagtcaaggctatggtttttccagtagtcatgtatggatgtgagagttggactataaagaaagctgagtgccgaagaattgatgcttttgaactgtggtgttggagaagactcttgagagtcccttggactacaaggagatccaactagtccatcctaaaggagatcagtcctgggtgttcactggagggactgatgttaaagctgaaactccaatattttggccacctgatgcggagagctgactcatttgaaaagaccctgatgctgtgaaagattgagggcagtaggagaggaagacgacagaggatgagatggctggatggcatcacagactcaatggaaatgagtttgggtgaactcggggagttggtgatggacagggaggcctggcgtgctacaattcatggggtcataaagagtcggatatgactgagcgactgaactgactgaaccataaatttgttttctatgtctataagtctattcctattttgtaaataagttcatttatatcattttttaaagattctacacataagtgataccatatatttgtctttctctgcccaacttacttcacttagtatgataatctcttaagtccatccatgttgctgcagatagcattatttcattcttttttgtggttgaataataatccattgtatatatgtagttaaattgcttccatgttggctattgtaaatagtgctataaATAttggagtacatgtatcttttcaaagatagagtttccattgtttccagatatatgcctaggagtgggattgtgaattttaatgaatctccacactgttctcagtGGCTGTATGAAGTTACATTACCACcagaatctctacactgttcttaGTGGCTGTACCAAGTTACAttaccaccagcagtgtaggagggttccctttctccataccctctccagtgtttattatttgcagatttttttataatggccattctgactggtgtgaggtaataactcattgtagttttaatttgcatttctctaataattagcaatgttgagtgtcttttcatgtgcctactggtcatctgtatgtctcctttgaagaaatgtctatttaggtcttctgctaacttttcaattgggttgtttgttattttgatattgagctgtatgagccaTTTGTATATTTCAGAAATCAATACCTTGTTAGAATCCTCTTTTTCAAATATTGGATATGAGTAAAAGGCAAGAGCTAAGAGGTTGAAGAATTCATAGCATCTTGTTTAAAGTATGAAAGGAAAACAGGCATGTTTATATAATCAGGCTTAGGGAAAGGATTTGTGAAACAGAAAAGACTGAACAAAGGAGAGCAAGGATGATTAATGAAGCCAAGCTTCTGAGGACATGGAAGAGGAAAATAGAGTACAGGGTGAGTGTTTGGTCTACAGAAGAGAAGGTCAGGTGGGCCTGGGTATAAATGATTCAGTCTGGAATcaataagtataaaataagaGCCTAGAGTTGGTGGGAGATGGATTGTGGCTGGTGccattcagtcgctaagttgtgtcaaactctttgcaacaccatgaactgcagtgctccaggcttctctgtccatcacaagGAGATGGATACTGGAAAATAAAGATTAGAAGTGCATGTactcatataaatattttctatatattttattgcaCTACTAGAATGAGTAGAAGTTGTAAAACATTAATGGAACAATTAATTAAAAGCTGTATTAATAATACCTGAGCTAGCAGGAATTAGTCCAACAGATCAACTCATGGAGCAGTATTGTCCGTTAGAACCTATAATCTCTGTCCCCACACAAAGTTAATTGCTGGGGTTGGAgggaaatatataaacatatagatgtatttgttgttgttgttttgcgaccccatgactgtagcctgccaggctcctctgtccatggaattctccaggcaagaatactggagtgggttgccatgccctcctccaggggatcttcccaacccagggattgaacctgggtctcccacaatgcaggcagattctttactgtctgagctaccaggggagcccatatTTATCTATAtgtggacatatatatatatatatacatatatatatatatgtgtgtgtgtgtgtgtgtgtgtgtgtataaatatacttGTGAAAGGATATGCACCAAAATGTTAACCATGGTTATTTTGGGCTGGgattatgtttgtttgtttgtttgtttcttgtctatatttcctaatttttctacACTGAATAATGGACTATTTGTATGTTAAAATCCAGAAGGGTAAATGCAggctgttttcttatctgtatttAATTTGTTCTACGATGAGAAAAGCATATATTGTTGCATTTCAAAAgcctaatttaaaataaataatgtaaatatatataaaaaagaagtgaatgtactgatacatgctacaacatgggtgattctttttgttgttgctgctgcatggaggctttctctagttgctgcaggtgggggctactctctagttgtggtgcacaggcttctcattgaattggtttcttttcttgtgaGGCAGAGTCTCTAGGGTGTGAAGGCTTCAGTAGCTACAATGcatggggctcagtagttgtagtatACAGGCTTAGTtttcctgaggcatgtgggatcttagttcctggaccatgGGTccaaccagtgtcccctgcattagcaggtggattcttaaccactttaccaccagggaaatcccagcatGGGTAATTCTTGAAAAAATATGCCAAGTATAAGAAACCAGTCACAAAGGCCACATACTGTATAGTTCCATtgatatgaaatgtccaaaataggaAAATCTGTtgtgacagaaagtagattaagtGATTGCCTAAAACTAGAGGAATGTTGGAATTAAGGAGTGATAACTAAAAGGTAAAGGGTTTTGTTTTGAAGTGATGaatatgttctaaaattgattgtagtGATGGTTTTGCAACTATGTTCAAAGACCATTGAATAATGCACCTTAAATGGGCGAATTGTATGCTGTATAAAGCTGTTGCAGAAACACAGATCAATATGAGAGATGTTATGATGAATAATtaatagatattattttaaataatgtcatAAAGAGTATAATATCTAATGTAttgatataattaatataatagcTAATAATTTTTCATATAATAAGTAcagcagctaatatttattgagtactgacTTTGTCCTAGGCACCATGTTAAACACATATACTATTATAATAACTCTGTGAGGTGGGTACTTTTATCttatttaacagatgaagaaaccatgAGACATTAACTAGATCTATTTTGATGATCATGTCACAAAAACAGCATTAaatattatgttgtacacctgaagctaatataatgttatatatcagttaaaaacaaaatgttcagACAGAGAATTTAAATACTGTTCAAAGTTACACATTTGGTAAATGAGAGCCATGTGTTACCAAAGACATTGCTCCTAATGAATAGATTATGTTCCCTGGAACAATAAGAAATggattttgtcttttcatctctGTATCACCAGCTTTAAATACATAATAACATTGAAAAAATGTTTGATCAATGAATTGGTTTCAGACAGCAAGGGAGAAGGAAAACTCTGTTACTCAGAGTAGCAATAAAGGGGTGagtaatataaaaaatgaaatgtcagGAAAGAGTTATTATTGTTCTTGACTATCTACTGAATAAGTATTGTTAAATGATATATAAGTATTGATATTTTGAACCAataaaaggtatggacctaacagaagcaggagataaagaagaggtggcaagaacacactgaagagctatacaaaaagatcttcatgacccagataaccacgatggtgtgctcactcacctagagccagacattctggaatgtgaagtcaagtgggccttaggaaacatcactatgaagaaagctagtggaggtgatggaattccagttgagctatttcaaaccctaaaagatgatgctgttaaagtgctgcactcaatattacAGCAAATTTGGagacctcagcagtggccacaggactggaaaaggtcagttttcattccaatcccaaaaaaaggcaatgccaaagaatattcaaactaccatagagttgcactcatttcacatgctagcaaggtaatgctcaaaatccttccagataggcttcaacaataggtgaactgagaacttccagatctactagctgcatttagaaaaggtggctgaaccagagattaaattgccaatgccagttggatcatagaaaaagcaagagaatttcaaaaaaaacatctacttctgcttcattgactacactaaagcatttgactgtgtggatcacaacaaactgaaacattcttaaagagatgggaataccagactaccttacctgactcctgagaaacttgtagcaggtcaaaaagcaacagttagaatcagatatgaaacaacaaactggttcaaaattgcaaaaggagtatgtcaaggctgtattttgtcaccctgcttatttaacttctatgcagggtacattaggtgaaatgctgggctggatgaagctcaagttaaaatcaagattgctgggagaaatagcaataacctcagatatgcagatgacaacaccctaatggcagaaagcaaagaggaactaaagagcctcttgttgaaggtgaaagaggatagtgaaaagtttggcttaaaactcaacattcaaaaaatgaagatcatggcacctggtcccatcacttcatggcaaatagatagggaaaaaatggaaacagtgacaaagtttattttcttgggttccaaaatcaccacagatggtgactgccgccatgaaattaaaagacgcttgctccttggaagaaaagttatgatgaacctagacagcgtataaaaaagctgagacatcactttgcccacaaagttccatataatcaaagctatggtgtttccagtagtcatgtatggatgtgagagttggaccataaagaaagctgagtgaaactgtggtgctggagaagactcttgagagtcccttgaacagcaaggagatcaaaccagtcaatcctaaagcaaatcaacactgaatcttcattggaaggactgatgctgaatctgaagctccaatattttgatcagctgatgcaaagagccaactcattggaaaagactctgatgctgggaaagattgagggcaggaggagaagaggatgacagaggatgagatggttggatggcatcactgactcaatggacataagtttgcataaactcagggagatggtgaaggacagggaagcctggagttctgcagtccatggggttgcaaagagtcagacataactgagtggctgaacagcaacaacaaataattaatctcaaagtACTTTCACAGTGCCAGAATAAAAGATATTAGGAGAATATATTAGTAAGGAGTTATTGAATTAATTCCTTCTATCTAATAAAGGAATACAATTTCTCTAGTATACTAATGCATTACTCAGTTAAGTTTTAGAGACTATCTCTGAATTAGAAGCATAAGTTTTCTTACCTTCTGCTTGGTTATTCGCTTTTTCTATAGAGAAAAAGACTGAGCATCAAGTTCACTATAGAAACAGGCACTTACCTTTATCCAGCTCTATGGACAGACTCTTGTTGCCAGTCAAGTGGGAGACAGAGCAGGACACGTTCAGCACATGGCGGCCACCCCAGCGGCAAGTACTCTGGACGGTCACTGTGCCATTGCCCCAGTAAGGCTCTTGCTCAGTGGCACAATCCCCCTCTGGGGTCCAGGAGATCTGTGCAGCCGGCTTCCCTACAGCAGCCTTGCACACTGCAGTTCCCTTCTCAGTTTGAACAAGGGTCACTTCAGGGGGCACTGCAGAAATGTAGGGGAAATGCTTCAGTCTTAAAACCTGGGACATAGAATTCAGAGATTTGTTTCAGTCCCAAATCTAGTGATTGGAAATACCAAAATATATGATGTTCCTTACCTAACACTTGGAGGTGATACTCATGCTGGAAATTCCCATTACTTGTTGCTATTTGGCACGTGTAATTCCCATCATGAGTGATGGCCACTGGATCGATCTGAAGGGCAGGATTCCCGTCAGGTCCAGAGGCCCAGGTTATTCTCTTGTCAGTACAGTTTCCTCCTGTGGTCTGATTTGTATCACGTCTGTAGGCTCTGAAGCAGTGCGGCTTGTCTCTGAGGACTATTTCCCATGTTACCAACACACTTAGCCACAGCAGAGGAGGGCAAGTGAGCACAGCTTTTGTATTCACTGGTACTGATAGTGAAGTTTTAACTGAACACCCACACAGGCacaaacatgaaaataataagagaaaagcTCTTTATAGAACTTCATGCATTAAAATTAATTCACAGTATATTACATGAAGTTGTACTTGAACTTTGCTGGTGGTCATATTCCAGAAATATTAGACTTAAACAAGAAAtttcatgaaatatatataaccctggagaaggaaattgtaactcactacagtatccttgcctggagaatatataaaatattaaacttaTCCAAAGATTAACCAACTTCATCCTGTATTATGGATCATTAAGAAAGCAACATGAATTATATATGCAACAAAATTTTTCAAGTGTTATTAGTTCAGAAGATTTGATGTCTATAAAACaaacagataagaaaatagaatctaTAAGACAGTGTTCTAAATCTAATCTTTTGGTGATAGAGACTCGCAGATTTATCTTGTAATTCATACTCCCCAGGATAGAAAAGGGAATAATAAGTGATGTTTTGTCTCTTCCTAAGTTTTGATGAGAGAATAAATCAGCAACCTCAGAACTAAATGCCTATTCCTAAGAGCAGCACTTCAGACAAGCCTTAAGTAGAGTGGCATTCAGGTTAAGCAAGCTGGGAAGTTTTTAAAGAAGCTGGAGacttttcaagtttatttttcatttggagAATCCCAACGTCAGTAACATCAACagatcttccttccttcctccttccctcactcCGTCCCTCttgttcttccttctttccttccatccttttTTCCTATTCAGTTATACTACCAGGCCGTTCAACTGTGAACTTTGCTTGCAGATTTTATTTCTGGACATTAAATGTAACTAtgagaattaaatttaaaaaaagtttccctTTGTCcatcttttaaagtaaaaattcagCCCTGCAAAGCTACAGATATTTTCCAATTTAAAAGGTCACTCTCTCCCATAAATTCACATAATGTTTCTGTGCGTGGTAGGCATTTGGTGAGATACTCTCATTAGGTGTGTCTGTTACAACTCACCTCTAACAGAAGTGCACGTCAGCTATTTCTTCATAAATAGAATCCGCTATAGTGGACAAGAAGTTTATATGGATGAAGCTTGTCTGTACTAAACTCTGCATTTAATATCTCCCttctcatcttctggtgtcaccTGCCTCTTCAGAGATGTACTCAAGTCCTTGCATTTTATAGCCAAATAAAGATCACATAACTAATGAAGGAAGATGGAGGGTTTTAAAAGCAGAGTGAAGGCTGTCAAGTCATATTCTTCCCATTACTCCAAGCAATATTCCTTTCCAGAGGGAACCTCTTGTCAAAGATGTAGATACAAGCAAGAACTTTCTAATTACATAAGAAATCACatgaaatatataaagtattaaaaCTTTGTGGAAAACAACTAGAGTGGGTATGAGTAAACAGATCTGTACACAAGGGAAAGATGATGAAGATAACACCAGAGAGATAAAGAGACTGATGAGATAGCAAGGTGTTAATGTCCTTTGTGTTCTCAGGAGTTTGAA is a window of Ovis aries strain OAR_USU_Benz2616 breed Rambouillet chromosome 1, ARS-UI_Ramb_v3.0, whole genome shotgun sequence DNA encoding:
- the LOC101114747 gene encoding cell surface glycoprotein CD200 receptor 1 isoform X2, translating into MELDQVKTSLSVPVNTKAVLTCPPLLWLSVLVTWEIVLRDKPHCFRAYRRDTNQTTGGNCTDKRITWASGPDGNPALQIDPVAITHDGNYTCQIATSNGNFQHEYHLQVLVPPEVTLVQTEKGTAVCKAAVGKPAAQISWTPEGDCATEQEPYWGNGTVTVQSTCRWGGRHVLNVSCSVSHLTGNKSLSIELDKGVRTLGFPGSDLLIILCVKSSLLLVILVFVGFIHFQRTNDCRSRK
- the LOC101114747 gene encoding cell surface glycoprotein CD200 receptor 1 isoform X1 produces the protein MELDQVKTSLSVPVNTKAVLTCPPLLWLSVLVTWEIVLRDKPHCFRAYRRDTNQTTGGNCTDKRITWASGPDGNPALQIDPVAITHDGNYTCQIATSNGNFQHEYHLQVLVPPEVTLVQTEKGTAVCKAAVGKPAAQISWTPEGDCATEQEPYWGNGTVTVQSTCRWGGRHVLNVSCSVSHLTGNKSLSIELDKGVRTLGFPGSDLLIILCVKSSLLLVILVFVGFIHFQRTNDCRRDSIAA